The Lentisphaera araneosa HTCC2155 genome has a window encoding:
- a CDS encoding SLC13 family permease: MNKPGGICTYLIVPGMILIAMFTLDLFSFATFTMLLTGLMFLSIFKDVAQPSICAGGSFTFLLLGSVIYDKEHGLTSEQVLENSRQLLSGFSSPTLITVGALFVVAEGVRCSGWLEYASQKILNNETNEKKAALRIACVVTPLSAFMNNTPVVAMFIPAIKRWANQHKISPSRLLLPMVFFTTLGGMCTLIGTSTNLIVHGKMRRSGIPALEEGLGMFTLSPVALFCLALGIIWIIFFAIKLLPKNNSHDSEQIRTYIMKMKVSPVSPVDGKRVKETNLQKIDGLVIMSASRPSGNTANTNIRNWILLSGDILTFSGEKSHMDELQDIPGLVPVDLDADSEEYQLYELLIPQNSALTGKSIEQIWFRQRYMAAVLSLHRGSQEIDNFFSTSLKTSDTLLIAARPTFVEFWKNSSDFTILSEIEETEEKKSRPPLYPILITAIMSALPALGIINIMTSALTAALLMIALEKDLQVSPLKSVDLNILVVIGAALGLSVGLESSGAAAQIAHGLTFLIPADNPHLALLLCCLLTWFLTELITNTAAVALTFPIVVDVANSMTVSPLPFVIGLAIAGSASFATPIGYQTNMMVYAPGNYKFSDYLKSGLPLSLIVIACSAIIIPLFFKF, encoded by the coding sequence GTGAATAAACCTGGTGGCATCTGCACTTACTTAATTGTTCCTGGCATGATCCTCATCGCCATGTTTACTCTAGACCTTTTCTCCTTTGCCACATTCACCATGTTACTCACCGGGTTGATGTTCCTGTCAATTTTTAAAGACGTGGCACAACCCTCCATCTGCGCTGGTGGTAGCTTCACCTTCCTGCTTCTCGGTTCAGTTATCTACGACAAGGAACATGGCCTCACAAGTGAACAAGTCCTAGAAAACAGCCGTCAACTTCTCTCTGGCTTCAGCTCACCAACCCTCATCACCGTAGGCGCCCTATTTGTTGTTGCCGAGGGGGTCCGCTGCAGTGGCTGGCTTGAGTATGCCTCACAAAAAATCCTCAATAATGAAACTAATGAGAAAAAAGCTGCCCTCCGAATCGCCTGTGTTGTCACCCCGCTCTCGGCCTTTATGAACAACACCCCCGTTGTGGCGATGTTTATCCCCGCTATTAAGCGCTGGGCGAATCAACATAAAATCTCTCCTTCACGACTGCTGCTCCCCATGGTATTTTTTACGACTCTGGGTGGCATGTGCACACTTATCGGTACATCAACCAACCTCATTGTCCATGGTAAAATGCGCCGCTCTGGCATCCCTGCACTCGAAGAGGGCCTCGGTATGTTTACACTCTCTCCTGTCGCCCTCTTCTGCCTCGCCCTCGGTATCATTTGGATCATCTTTTTCGCCATTAAGTTACTTCCGAAAAACAACAGTCACGATAGCGAACAAATTCGTACTTATATCATGAAAATGAAAGTAAGCCCCGTAAGCCCTGTCGACGGCAAGCGCGTCAAAGAAACCAACCTACAAAAAATCGATGGCCTTGTTATCATGAGTGCCAGCCGTCCCTCCGGCAATACGGCCAACACCAATATTCGAAATTGGATCTTGCTCAGTGGTGATATCTTGACTTTTTCAGGTGAAAAAAGTCACATGGATGAACTACAGGATATTCCTGGGCTCGTCCCCGTTGATTTAGATGCCGATAGCGAAGAATATCAGCTCTATGAATTGCTGATCCCACAAAACTCAGCTCTCACCGGTAAAAGCATTGAGCAAATCTGGTTCCGTCAACGCTACATGGCTGCCGTACTTTCACTCCACCGTGGCTCTCAAGAGATCGACAACTTTTTCAGTACTTCGCTCAAAACGAGCGACACCCTGCTCATTGCAGCTCGCCCAACCTTTGTAGAATTCTGGAAAAACAGCTCAGATTTCACTATTTTATCAGAGATTGAAGAAACTGAAGAGAAAAAAAGTCGTCCACCTTTATACCCGATTTTAATTACAGCCATCATGTCAGCCTTACCAGCTTTGGGAATCATTAACATCATGACTTCCGCTTTAACGGCTGCCCTACTGATGATTGCTCTAGAAAAAGACCTTCAAGTCAGCCCCCTAAAATCAGTGGATCTCAACATCCTCGTTGTTATTGGTGCAGCACTCGGACTCTCGGTTGGACTAGAAAGTAGTGGTGCTGCTGCACAAATTGCCCATGGGCTCACTTTTTTAATCCCCGCCGACAATCCTCATCTCGCTTTACTTCTTTGCTGCTTACTCACTTGGTTTTTAACTGAGCTCATCACTAATACCGCTGCTGTAGCTCTCACTTTCCCGATTGTGGTCGATGTCGCCAATTCAATGACTGTCTCGCCATTGCCTTTTGTGATTGGCCTCGCCATTGCGGGCTCCGCATCTTTTGCCACTCCCATTGGCTACCAAACCAACATGATGGTCTATGCACCCGGTAATTATAAATTCTCTGATTACCTAAAAAGTGGACTTCCTCTTTCACTCATTGTGATTGCATGTTCAGCGATAATTATCCCTCTTTTCTTCAAATTCTGA
- a CDS encoding flavoprotein, whose protein sequence is MSEWNFSPPAFSDLSDHAVKPSSQALSGKNIALFISGSIAAYRCPDLIRELRKNGASVTVFASESALNFVSETSLHWTSTHPVITSLSADAEHLESDYPYDLFLIAPASYNSINKMAQGIADNALSTAMACALGCLEFRKTPILIAPCMNGIMHNQILVDSMKSLADLGVKFIQPRQEDGKNKLPEIKTLVNDCIEVLKSE, encoded by the coding sequence ATGAGTGAGTGGAATTTTTCACCTCCCGCTTTCAGTGATCTAAGTGATCATGCCGTTAAGCCCAGCAGCCAAGCTCTATCAGGTAAAAATATTGCTCTATTCATTTCTGGCAGCATCGCTGCCTACCGCTGCCCCGACCTCATTCGCGAACTTCGCAAAAATGGCGCATCTGTCACAGTCTTTGCTAGCGAAAGCGCCCTCAACTTCGTCAGCGAAACCAGCCTTCACTGGACTTCCACCCATCCAGTCATCACTTCTTTAAGCGCCGACGCAGAGCACCTCGAATCTGATTATCCCTACGATCTTTTTCTTATCGCTCCCGCCAGCTACAATAGCATCAACAAAATGGCACAGGGAATTGCTGACAATGCATTGTCGACTGCTATGGCTTGCGCCCTTGGCTGTTTAGAATTTCGGAAAACTCCGATTTTAATTGCTCCTTGCATGAATGGTATCATGCATAACCAAATCCTCGTTGACTCAATGAAAAGCCTCGCTGATTTAGGAGTAAAATTCATCCAACCGCGCCAAGAAGATGGCAAGAATAAACTCCCCGAAATCAAGACTCTCGTCAATGACTGTATCGAGGTGCTTAAAAGTGAATAA